In a genomic window of bacterium:
- a CDS encoding rod shape-determining protein, which yields MAGIVETAKMTLERTPPELAADIVDRGIVMAGGGSPFRGLDRLLAEETGMPVTLPDDPLGTVALGIVRALEELEILKKVRIARKTS from the coding sequence GGATCGTGGAGACCGCGAAGATGACCCTCGAGCGGACGCCGCCGGAGCTCGCGGCCGATATCGTCGACCGCGGGATCGTCATGGCCGGCGGCGGGTCGCCGTTCCGCGGCCTCGACCGGCTGCTCGCCGAGGAGACCGGGATGCCGGTAACGCTCCCCGATGATCCGCTGGGCACCGTCGCGCTGGGGATCGTAAGGGCGCTCGAGGAGCTCGAGATCCTGAAGAAGGTGCGCATCGCGAGGAAGACGTCTTAG